A part of Myxococcus landrumus genomic DNA contains:
- a CDS encoding glutamine synthetase family protein translates to MATRPKAKVLTHPAVARRARTKERRGPVRGTPGPRESGGSDSLKRWLEDHGAKNVKVGAVDIDGVWRGKYVSLEKFLSAAKNGMGFCDVVFGWDLADELLDNTEVTGWHTGYPDAHATVDVSTGRMIPWEPDTAAFLLDFVNPDGTPFEASPRQLLHKIAARARELGYLPRFGAEYEFFIFKEQPQSLKEKGFQGLTPLTPGMFGYSWLRTSLNAPLVHSLIDGCNGFGLNIEGFHTETGPGVFEAAIRYDDVERAADKAALFKTVVKELCARQGLTACFMAKVNAKLPGCSGHVHQSLWDLKGEHNLFHEEDVPHGMSRLMRNYIGGQIALMPELTALYWPTINSYKRSVENTWAPTTAAWGLENRTCAIRVIGEDAKSMRIEYRQLGADMNAYIGMAASLAAGLWGIENEVEPPPPCNANAYASHTAAPLPRNLKEAVALLKQSERAREILGEGFVDHFVRTREWEVRQYERAVTNWELERYLELI, encoded by the coding sequence ATGGCGACCCGTCCCAAGGCGAAGGTCCTCACGCATCCGGCCGTGGCTCGCAGGGCCCGCACGAAGGAGCGCAGAGGACCGGTGCGAGGAACTCCCGGGCCGAGGGAGTCAGGAGGCTCCGACTCCCTCAAGCGGTGGCTGGAGGACCACGGCGCGAAGAACGTGAAGGTCGGCGCCGTGGACATCGACGGTGTCTGGCGCGGCAAGTACGTCTCGCTGGAGAAGTTCCTGAGCGCGGCCAAGAACGGCATGGGCTTCTGTGACGTCGTGTTCGGTTGGGACCTGGCCGACGAGCTGCTCGACAACACCGAGGTGACGGGCTGGCACACCGGTTACCCGGATGCACATGCCACCGTGGATGTCTCCACCGGGCGGATGATTCCGTGGGAGCCAGACACCGCGGCCTTCCTGCTCGACTTCGTCAATCCGGATGGCACGCCCTTCGAGGCCAGCCCCCGGCAGCTCCTGCACAAAATCGCCGCACGCGCGCGGGAGTTGGGCTATCTGCCGCGCTTCGGCGCCGAGTACGAGTTCTTCATCTTCAAGGAGCAGCCCCAGAGCCTGAAGGAGAAGGGCTTCCAGGGCCTCACGCCGCTGACGCCGGGCATGTTCGGCTACTCGTGGCTGCGCACGTCCCTCAACGCGCCCCTGGTGCACTCGCTCATCGACGGGTGCAACGGCTTCGGCCTCAACATCGAGGGCTTCCACACGGAGACGGGGCCCGGCGTCTTCGAAGCGGCCATCCGCTACGACGACGTGGAGCGCGCGGCGGACAAGGCGGCGCTCTTCAAGACGGTGGTGAAGGAGCTGTGCGCGCGTCAGGGCCTCACCGCGTGCTTCATGGCGAAGGTGAACGCGAAGCTGCCCGGGTGCTCGGGGCATGTGCACCAGTCGCTCTGGGATTTGAAGGGCGAGCACAACCTCTTCCATGAAGAGGACGTGCCTCACGGCATGAGCCGCCTCATGCGCAACTACATCGGCGGGCAGATTGCGCTGATGCCGGAGCTGACGGCGCTCTACTGGCCCACCATCAACAGCTACAAGCGCAGCGTGGAGAACACCTGGGCGCCCACCACCGCGGCGTGGGGCCTGGAGAACCGCACCTGTGCCATCCGCGTCATCGGCGAGGACGCGAAGTCCATGCGCATCGAGTACCGGCAGCTCGGCGCGGACATGAACGCATACATCGGAATGGCGGCGAGCCTGGCCGCGGGCCTGTGGGGCATCGAGAACGAGGTCGAGCCACCGCCCCCGTGCAACGCCAACGCCTACGCGTCCCACACGGCCGCGCCCCTGCCGCGCAACCTGAAGGAAGCGGTGGCCCTGCTCAAGCAGAGCGAGCGTGCCCGGGAGATTCTGGGCGAGGGCTTCGTGGACCACTTCGTGCGTACGCGCGAATGGGAGGTGCGCCAGTACGAGCGCGCCGTCACCAACTGGGAGCTGGAGCGCTACCTGGAGCTCATCTGA
- the rho gene encoding transcription termination factor Rho: MRKARTSREKAADVAAPVEADDKPRRKRAAAKTADREENEKPTRSRRTRRDEDLGTEAEPETAEASAEAPRPVLTPISRPVRDDDLQEARISGEDTSPAASLPPAPEAPEAPSITEVSRDGAPMQVIKLNDLKRMKITDLSKMAHDVGIEGYQGLKKQDLIFALLGGIADKRFEVHAEGVMELLSDGFGFLRSADSDYQPSPDDIYVSPSQVRRFNLRPGDTVTGPIRQPREGERFFALQKVDKVNFTDPMSDAARERILFDNLTPLYPTRKLKLEHESSEMTTRIIDMFCPIGLGQRCLIVAPPKAGKTVLLQNIAHAISRNHPDVYLIVLLVDERPEEVTDMERSVRGEVVSSTFDEPATRHVQVAEMVIDKAKRLVEQKYDVCILLDSITRLARAYNTVVPASGKILSGGVDANALHKPKRFFGAARNIEEGGSLTIIGTALIDTGSRMDEVIFEEFKGTGNSEIVLDRKLMEKRIFPTLDINKSGTRKEELLLSPGDLVRITALRQVLHPFTPIDAMEFVLKHMRPTASNADFLGSMNR, encoded by the coding sequence ATGCGCAAAGCCCGTACTTCGAGAGAGAAGGCCGCCGACGTCGCTGCACCCGTCGAGGCCGACGACAAGCCCCGTCGAAAGCGTGCGGCGGCGAAGACCGCCGATAGGGAAGAAAACGAGAAGCCGACCCGCTCACGCCGGACCCGGCGCGACGAGGACCTGGGGACGGAGGCCGAGCCGGAGACCGCCGAGGCGAGCGCCGAGGCCCCCCGTCCGGTGCTGACGCCGATTTCCCGTCCCGTCCGGGATGACGACCTCCAGGAGGCTCGCATTTCCGGTGAGGACACGTCGCCGGCCGCGTCGCTGCCGCCCGCGCCGGAGGCCCCCGAGGCTCCCTCCATCACCGAGGTGAGCCGCGATGGCGCCCCGATGCAGGTCATCAAGCTCAACGACCTGAAGCGGATGAAGATCACGGACCTGTCCAAGATGGCCCATGACGTGGGCATCGAGGGCTACCAGGGTCTGAAGAAGCAGGACCTCATCTTCGCGCTCCTCGGCGGCATCGCGGACAAGCGCTTCGAGGTCCACGCCGAAGGCGTGATGGAGCTGCTCAGCGACGGCTTCGGCTTCCTGCGCAGCGCGGACAGCGACTACCAGCCCAGCCCGGACGACATCTACGTGTCCCCGTCGCAGGTGCGCCGCTTCAACCTGCGGCCCGGCGATACGGTGACGGGCCCCATCCGCCAGCCCCGCGAGGGCGAGCGCTTCTTCGCGCTCCAGAAGGTGGACAAGGTCAACTTCACGGACCCGATGTCGGACGCGGCGCGCGAGCGCATCCTGTTCGACAACCTCACGCCGCTCTACCCGACGCGCAAGCTCAAGCTGGAGCATGAGTCGTCGGAGATGACCACGCGCATCATCGACATGTTCTGCCCCATCGGTCTGGGCCAGCGCTGCCTCATCGTGGCGCCTCCCAAGGCCGGCAAGACGGTGCTCCTGCAGAACATCGCGCACGCCATCAGCCGCAACCACCCGGACGTCTACCTCATCGTGCTGCTCGTCGACGAGCGCCCCGAGGAAGTGACGGACATGGAGCGCAGCGTGCGCGGCGAGGTGGTGTCTTCCACCTTCGACGAGCCCGCCACGCGCCACGTGCAGGTCGCGGAGATGGTCATCGACAAGGCCAAGCGCCTGGTCGAGCAGAAGTACGACGTCTGCATCCTGCTGGACTCGATTACCCGTCTGGCGCGCGCCTACAACACGGTGGTGCCGGCCTCCGGAAAGATTCTCTCCGGCGGCGTGGACGCCAACGCGCTGCACAAGCCGAAGCGCTTCTTCGGCGCCGCGCGCAATATCGAGGAGGGCGGCTCGCTGACCATTATCGGCACGGCGCTCATCGACACCGGCAGCCGCATGGACGAAGTCATCTTCGAGGAGTTCAAGGGCACGGGTAACTCCGAAATCGTCCTGGACCGCAAGCTGATGGAGAAGCGCATCTTCCCGACGCTGGACATCAACAAGTCCGGTACGCGCAAGGAAGAGCTGCTCCTGTCGCCGGGCGACCTGGTGCGCATCACCGCACTGCGGCAGGTGCTCCACCCGTTCACGCCCATTGACGCCATGGAGTTCGTGCTTAAACACATGCGTCCGACGGCTTCGAACGCCGACTTCCTCGGCTCGATGAACCGATAG
- a CDS encoding aldehyde dehydrogenase family protein: protein MIDARSLTPRLPALRLLIDGQGVEPLEGGTLPVVNPATGEKVCDVPSAAAVDVDRAVKSARRAFESGPWSRMSARERGKLIRKLSDMLWQRREEFALVESLNNGKTFRDAVRGDVAPGAGTLAYFADWADKIHGEVLPVDGPFHTYVLKEPVGVAGLIVPWNYPTCILCWKLGPALAAGCTVVVKPSEMTPLTAMKLGELALEAGFPPGVINVVTGYGDPAGEALARHPDVDKISFTGSGRTARRLMQASASSNLKKLTLELGGKSPQVIFSDADLERAVEACFWGIFGNKGETCNAGSRVLVQDGIYDDFVGRLVVRARQLRVGDPLDPSTEMGAQVSQKQLDTILGYVESGRQQGAHLLAGGERDTENIKAKGFFMRPTVFGEVKPDMKIAQEEIFGPVLSCLRFKDDAQALELANGTLYGLAASLWTRDVAKAHALARKVKSGVVWINCFNEFDDAAPFGGYKESGWGRDLSHHALEGYLQCKAVWTRLPSDV, encoded by the coding sequence ATGATAGATGCTCGTTCGCTCACCCCGCGCCTTCCCGCCTTGCGATTGCTCATCGACGGGCAGGGAGTGGAGCCGCTCGAGGGCGGCACGCTGCCCGTGGTGAATCCGGCGACGGGGGAGAAGGTATGCGACGTGCCCAGCGCCGCCGCGGTGGATGTGGACCGCGCGGTGAAGTCGGCCCGGCGCGCGTTCGAGTCCGGACCGTGGAGCCGCATGTCCGCGCGCGAGCGAGGCAAGCTCATCCGCAAGCTGTCCGACATGCTGTGGCAACGTCGTGAGGAGTTCGCCCTCGTCGAGTCGCTCAACAACGGCAAGACCTTCCGCGACGCCGTCCGAGGCGATGTGGCTCCAGGCGCGGGCACCCTCGCGTACTTCGCGGACTGGGCGGACAAGATTCATGGCGAGGTGCTGCCCGTCGATGGGCCCTTCCACACCTACGTGCTCAAGGAGCCGGTGGGCGTCGCGGGCCTCATCGTCCCGTGGAACTACCCCACCTGCATCCTGTGCTGGAAGCTGGGCCCGGCGCTCGCGGCCGGGTGCACGGTGGTGGTGAAACCGTCGGAGATGACGCCGCTCACGGCGATGAAGCTGGGCGAGCTCGCGCTGGAGGCGGGCTTCCCTCCTGGTGTCATCAACGTCGTCACCGGTTACGGCGACCCCGCGGGAGAAGCGCTCGCGCGGCATCCGGACGTGGACAAGATTTCCTTCACCGGCTCCGGCCGTACCGCGCGCCGGCTGATGCAGGCCTCGGCGAGCAGCAACCTGAAGAAGCTGACCCTGGAGCTGGGAGGCAAGAGCCCGCAGGTCATCTTCTCCGACGCGGACCTGGAGCGCGCGGTGGAGGCGTGCTTCTGGGGCATCTTCGGCAACAAGGGGGAGACGTGCAACGCGGGCAGCCGCGTGCTCGTGCAGGACGGCATCTACGATGACTTCGTGGGCCGCCTGGTGGTGCGCGCGCGGCAGTTGCGCGTGGGAGACCCGCTGGACCCGTCCACCGAGATGGGCGCGCAGGTGAGCCAGAAGCAGCTCGACACCATCCTGGGCTACGTCGAGAGCGGCCGTCAGCAGGGCGCCCACCTCCTCGCGGGCGGTGAGCGAGACACGGAGAACATCAAGGCCAAGGGCTTCTTCATGCGGCCCACCGTGTTCGGCGAGGTGAAGCCCGACATGAAGATTGCCCAGGAGGAAATCTTCGGCCCGGTGCTGAGCTGTCTGCGCTTCAAGGACGACGCGCAGGCGCTGGAGCTGGCCAATGGCACGCTCTACGGGCTGGCCGCCTCGCTGTGGACGCGCGACGTGGCCAAGGCCCATGCGCTGGCTCGCAAGGTGAAGAGCGGCGTGGTGTGGATCAACTGCTTCAACGAGTTCGACGATGCCGCTCCGTTCGGCGGCTACAAGGAGTCCGGCTGGGGCCGTGATTTGTCGCACCACGCGCTGGAGGGCTACCTCCAGTGCAAGGCGGTGTGGACACGACTGCCGTCCGACGTCTGA
- a CDS encoding AI-2E family transporter → MSQPLDAPPPTPITDRRKRLLVLGALWLVVAAALVTFRSVVMPFAGAALIAYLVQPLVARITRVKVAGRTVPRWVAILLIYAGFFVGVYLFFVALVPQLYREMARVSRDVVTLANTLTPEHMEVLAQRGETWLSEHGIPVALSNRALEGADAAGNGHFSLALDLEKLLGDAVKRASSLVQENLGDIVNVSRSIVASVAAGVFMMFFIMMVAAFFSIDSQAIGQYCATLVPPEYARDARQLAERIDRSLSGVVRGQVTICVVNGALTFVGLLLFGVKFAFLLATIATFFSLIPIFGTILSSVPIVLIALADGFQKGVAILLWIIGIHAVEAYFLNPKIMGQAARIHPVIVAFSLIAGERLFGLMGALFAVPVTAMLVACFDYARLKAQAPSVVSLPAPDAVTAANASGTVPPAA, encoded by the coding sequence ATGTCGCAGCCCCTGGACGCCCCGCCTCCGACGCCCATCACTGACCGCCGCAAGCGCTTGCTCGTGCTGGGCGCGCTATGGCTCGTCGTGGCCGCGGCCCTGGTGACGTTCCGCTCGGTGGTGATGCCGTTCGCCGGCGCGGCGCTCATCGCGTACCTGGTGCAGCCGTTGGTCGCGCGAATCACCCGGGTGAAGGTCGCCGGACGCACCGTGCCCCGGTGGGTCGCCATCCTGCTCATCTACGCGGGCTTCTTCGTCGGCGTGTATCTCTTCTTCGTGGCGCTGGTGCCCCAGCTCTACCGGGAGATGGCGCGCGTCAGCCGCGATGTCGTGACGCTGGCGAACACGCTGACGCCCGAGCACATGGAAGTGCTCGCGCAGCGCGGAGAGACCTGGCTCAGCGAACACGGCATCCCCGTGGCGCTCTCCAACCGCGCGCTGGAGGGTGCGGACGCGGCGGGCAATGGCCACTTCAGCCTGGCCCTCGACCTGGAGAAGCTCCTGGGCGACGCGGTGAAGCGCGCCTCGTCGCTGGTTCAGGAGAACCTGGGCGACATCGTCAACGTGTCGCGCAGCATCGTCGCCAGCGTGGCCGCGGGCGTCTTCATGATGTTCTTCATCATGATGGTGGCGGCCTTCTTCTCCATCGACAGTCAGGCCATCGGCCAGTACTGCGCCACCCTCGTCCCGCCCGAATATGCACGCGACGCGCGGCAGCTCGCCGAGCGCATCGACCGCTCCCTCTCCGGCGTCGTGCGAGGTCAGGTCACCATCTGCGTCGTCAACGGCGCGCTGACGTTCGTGGGCCTGCTGCTCTTCGGGGTGAAGTTCGCCTTCCTGCTGGCGACCATCGCCACGTTCTTCAGCCTCATCCCCATCTTCGGCACCATTCTCAGCTCGGTGCCCATCGTCCTCATCGCGCTGGCGGACGGCTTCCAGAAGGGCGTGGCCATCCTGCTGTGGATCATCGGCATCCACGCGGTGGAGGCCTACTTCCTCAACCCCAAAATCATGGGGCAGGCCGCGCGCATCCACCCGGTCATCGTCGCCTTCTCCCTCATCGCGGGCGAGCGGCTCTTCGGCCTGATGGGCGCGCTCTTCGCCGTCCCCGTCACCGCGATGCTCGTGGCGTGCTTCGACTACGCGCGCCTCAAGGCCCAGGCCCCGTCCGTGGTGTCGCTCCCCGCTCCGGACGCAGTCACCGCGGCAAACGCCAGCGGGACCGTTCCCCCGGCCGCGTGA
- the ligA gene encoding NAD-dependent DNA ligase LigA yields MDDFKTAEARARELRRELAHHNHRYYVLDSPEISDAQYDTLMRELQGLEEKHPNLLTPDSPTQRVGGKAADEFGEVVHRAPMLSLANIFNDEGLGEFDERVRKLLGTPSVTYVCEPKLDGLAIALRYEKGVFVQGATRGDGTTGEDVTGNLRTIRSLPMELFPLDNKTPVPALLEVRGEVFIRKADFKKLNDKREEEGEPLFANPRNAAAGSLRQLDPKETAARPLSVYLYECLATEGVPAFKSHTEKLEYLKSLGLPTNQAVRAEGIDGVRQSYDNALKGRHELPFEVDGMVVKVDDEDQRKRLGQVSKSPRWAVAYKFPPEEESTEVLDIGIQVGRTGALTPVAHLKPVKVGGVTVARATLHNEDEMRRKDVRKGDTVFVRRAGDVIPEIVSTVLSKRPQDSQPFEFPKHCPVCGAVATKDEDGAVIRCTGASCPAQLVEKIRHFASRLAMDIEGLGDKLASQLVATGTVKTFADLYGITKQKLLTLERMGDKSAENLLESLERSKGTTQRRFLYALGIRHVGDATAKALAEAFPKASELFTASLEDISRVKDVGPVMAQVIHTFFQEPQNREAILALLNAGVSPAPPQVATGGPFVGKTVVLTGSMTGMTREQAKEEVERRGGKVAGSVSRKTDFVVAGEDAGSKLKKAQELGVRILDEQAFLQLLQPDARG; encoded by the coding sequence GTGGACGACTTCAAGACCGCCGAAGCCCGAGCCCGCGAGCTCCGCCGTGAGCTGGCCCACCACAACCACCGCTACTACGTGCTCGACTCGCCGGAGATCAGCGACGCGCAATACGACACGCTGATGCGCGAGCTGCAGGGGCTGGAAGAGAAGCACCCCAACCTGCTGACGCCGGACTCCCCCACCCAACGCGTGGGAGGCAAGGCGGCCGACGAGTTTGGCGAGGTGGTCCACCGCGCGCCCATGCTCTCGCTCGCCAACATCTTCAACGACGAGGGACTCGGCGAGTTCGACGAGCGCGTGCGCAAGCTGCTGGGCACCCCCTCCGTCACGTACGTGTGCGAGCCCAAGCTGGACGGCCTGGCCATCGCCCTGCGCTACGAGAAGGGCGTCTTCGTCCAGGGCGCCACCCGAGGCGACGGCACCACGGGCGAGGACGTCACCGGCAACCTGCGCACCATCCGCAGCCTGCCCATGGAGCTGTTCCCCCTCGACAACAAGACGCCGGTGCCGGCGCTGCTCGAGGTGCGCGGCGAGGTCTTCATCCGCAAGGCGGACTTCAAGAAGCTCAACGACAAGCGCGAGGAGGAAGGTGAGCCGCTCTTCGCCAACCCCCGCAACGCGGCGGCGGGAAGCTTGCGCCAGTTGGACCCGAAGGAGACGGCCGCGCGCCCCCTCTCGGTGTACCTGTACGAGTGCCTCGCCACCGAGGGCGTGCCCGCGTTCAAGTCCCACACCGAGAAGCTGGAGTACTTGAAGTCCCTGGGCCTGCCCACCAACCAGGCCGTGCGCGCGGAGGGCATCGACGGCGTCCGCCAGTCCTATGACAATGCCTTGAAGGGCCGGCACGAGCTGCCCTTCGAAGTCGACGGCATGGTGGTGAAGGTGGATGACGAGGACCAGCGCAAGCGGCTGGGCCAGGTCTCCAAGAGCCCCCGCTGGGCGGTGGCCTACAAGTTCCCACCGGAGGAGGAGTCCACGGAGGTGCTGGACATCGGCATCCAGGTGGGCCGCACCGGCGCGCTGACGCCCGTGGCACACCTGAAGCCCGTCAAGGTGGGCGGCGTCACGGTGGCGCGCGCCACGCTGCACAACGAAGACGAGATGCGCCGCAAGGACGTGCGCAAGGGAGACACCGTCTTCGTGCGCCGCGCCGGAGACGTGATTCCGGAGATTGTCTCCACGGTCCTCTCCAAGCGGCCCCAGGACTCCCAGCCCTTCGAGTTCCCCAAGCACTGCCCCGTCTGCGGCGCGGTCGCCACGAAGGACGAGGACGGCGCCGTCATCCGCTGCACGGGCGCGTCCTGCCCCGCGCAGCTGGTGGAGAAGATTCGCCACTTCGCCAGCCGTCTCGCGATGGACATCGAGGGCCTGGGCGACAAGCTGGCCTCGCAGCTGGTGGCCACCGGCACCGTGAAGACCTTCGCGGACCTGTACGGCATCACCAAGCAGAAGCTCCTGACGCTCGAGCGCATGGGCGACAAGAGCGCGGAGAACCTGCTGGAGTCCCTGGAGCGCTCCAAGGGCACCACCCAGCGCCGCTTCCTCTACGCGCTGGGCATCCGCCACGTGGGAGACGCCACCGCCAAGGCCCTGGCGGAGGCCTTCCCGAAAGCAAGCGAGCTGTTCACCGCGTCGCTGGAAGACATCTCTCGCGTCAAGGACGTGGGCCCCGTCATGGCCCAGGTCATCCACACCTTCTTCCAGGAGCCCCAGAACCGGGAGGCCATCCTCGCCCTGCTCAACGCCGGGGTCTCCCCCGCCCCGCCCCAGGTGGCCACCGGTGGGCCGTTTGTTGGCAAGACGGTGGTGCTCACCGGCTCGATGACAGGTATGACTCGGGAGCAGGCCAAGGAAGAAGTGGAGCGGCGTGGCGGGAAGGTGGCCGGAAGTGTCTCGCGCAAGACCGATTTCGTGGTGGCCGGGGAGGATGCCGGCAGCAAGCTGAAGAAGGCGCAGGAACTCGGAGTAAGAATCCTGGACGAGCAGGCGTTCCTGCAGTTGTTGCAGCCGGACGCCAGAGGGTGA
- a CDS encoding glutamine amidotransferase, which produces MARQGRNDVQTRQHAAVKNVLLLKAGEAAEHVRLAVGDYEQWFLTTIGLKGYRFDILPVHRNAPLPPDARAYDAVMMTGSPLSVTRLEPWMERVSDFMVDVAEKGTPVLGVCFGHQLLARAYGGEVARNPMGRETGTVEVRLTDAGRGDALFDGVPDVFAAQATHEDIVTQVPGDARVLAGNDNTAAQALAFRAKVRGVQFHPEAAPEALRAVIHARREGLEREAVARGVTPGEHVPRLLAGLAPTPAGRQILMNFLERFT; this is translated from the coding sequence GTGGCACGACAGGGTAGGAATGACGTCCAGACGCGGCAACATGCGGCGGTGAAGAACGTCCTGTTGCTGAAAGCCGGTGAGGCCGCGGAGCACGTACGTCTCGCGGTGGGCGACTACGAGCAGTGGTTTCTGACCACCATCGGACTGAAGGGATATCGCTTCGACATCCTCCCGGTGCATCGCAACGCGCCCCTGCCACCGGATGCGCGCGCGTATGACGCGGTGATGATGACGGGCTCGCCGTTGTCGGTGACGCGGCTGGAGCCATGGATGGAACGCGTCTCCGACTTCATGGTGGACGTGGCCGAGAAAGGCACGCCCGTGTTGGGCGTGTGCTTCGGTCATCAACTGCTCGCACGCGCCTATGGCGGAGAGGTGGCGCGCAATCCGATGGGGCGCGAGACAGGCACGGTGGAGGTGCGGCTCACCGATGCGGGGCGAGGTGATGCGCTGTTCGATGGCGTGCCGGACGTCTTCGCCGCGCAGGCCACGCATGAAGACATCGTCACGCAGGTGCCTGGGGATGCACGGGTGCTCGCGGGCAATGACAACACCGCCGCGCAGGCGCTGGCGTTCCGCGCGAAGGTGCGGGGCGTGCAGTTCCACCCGGAGGCCGCGCCGGAAGCCCTGCGCGCCGTCATCCACGCGAGGCGGGAGGGACTGGAACGGGAAGCCGTGGCCCGGGGGGTCACACCCGGAGAGCACGTTCCGCGACTGCTCGCCGGGCTTGCACCTACTCCCGCCGGACGCCAAATCCTGATGAACTTCCTGGAGCGATTCACCTGA
- a CDS encoding sensor histidine kinase, with protein sequence MRDTPDLPALDATRAPLLVVGASFLVRRPLVMGPLVLLTVGLIHAAGAPREQTLTLLLGAAVMLGVFLVEALRFRTRPITERYLLGSLLFTGVGITVACGLTGGARSPFLSLLFVPSVVAYATFGRSWRSALATGTLLTSLGGLLLWPSSSFPPIESPWVEAMTVCAAGACALLLHQGVSGLTRAYADTARQLDMARQESREASEPRTRTPMPVDEKVARDIENQMASVRSRVQFAAETSRSSRVRQHLSMVMREVTCLDDILWDSLSLSRPKVEPRRENVDIQRLLLQTSMTLEARARERDVVVSTDGPPLLANVDPKRLEEALFNLLANAVGACAPGAEIETHATREANGVSILIGDGGHDMPPRLGGRVSTPFFTLQEQATGLGVTMARSVAREHGGALTFERNPGRGMRAKLLLPGA encoded by the coding sequence ATGCGCGACACACCAGACCTCCCGGCACTGGATGCCACTCGAGCCCCGCTGCTCGTGGTGGGTGCGTCCTTCCTCGTGCGGCGGCCTCTGGTGATGGGCCCGCTGGTGCTGCTGACGGTGGGGCTGATTCACGCCGCGGGAGCCCCGCGTGAACAGACGCTCACGCTGCTGCTGGGCGCAGCGGTGATGCTCGGTGTCTTCCTTGTCGAAGCGCTGCGCTTCCGGACGCGCCCTATCACCGAGCGGTATCTGTTGGGCTCGCTGCTCTTCACCGGGGTCGGCATCACCGTGGCCTGCGGGTTGACGGGCGGGGCGCGCAGTCCGTTTCTCTCGCTCCTCTTCGTGCCTTCCGTCGTGGCCTACGCCACCTTCGGGCGCTCATGGCGGAGTGCGCTCGCGACGGGGACGCTCCTGACGAGCCTGGGAGGACTGTTGCTCTGGCCCTCATCCTCCTTTCCGCCCATCGAATCCCCCTGGGTAGAGGCGATGACGGTCTGCGCCGCGGGAGCCTGCGCGCTGCTGCTCCATCAGGGAGTCTCGGGGCTGACGAGGGCCTACGCGGACACAGCACGACAACTCGACATGGCCCGCCAGGAATCGCGCGAAGCCTCGGAGCCGCGCACACGCACTCCCATGCCGGTGGATGAAAAGGTGGCGCGCGACATCGAGAACCAAATGGCCTCGGTGCGCTCGCGCGTGCAATTCGCTGCCGAGACGTCCCGCAGCTCGCGCGTACGCCAACACCTGAGCATGGTGATGCGCGAAGTCACATGCCTCGACGACATTCTCTGGGACTCCCTCAGCCTCTCGCGCCCCAAGGTAGAGCCACGTCGCGAGAACGTCGACATCCAGCGGTTGCTCCTGCAGACCTCAATGACGTTGGAGGCCCGAGCGCGGGAGCGCGATGTGGTGGTGTCCACGGACGGCCCTCCGCTCCTGGCGAACGTCGACCCGAAGCGACTCGAAGAGGCCCTCTTCAACTTGCTGGCCAATGCCGTGGGGGCTTGCGCGCCCGGAGCCGAGATCGAGACCCACGCGACACGGGAGGCCAACGGCGTGAGCATCCTCATCGGGGACGGAGGCCACGACATGCCTCCGAGACTCGGCGGGCGTGTGAGCACACCCTTCTTCACGCTGCAAGAACAGGCCACGGGCCTGGGCGTGACAATGGCAAGGAGCGTGGCTCGAGAACACGGAGGTGCGCTCACGTTCGAGCGCAACCCCGGGCGAGGCATGCGGGCGAAGCTCTTGCTGCCGGGTGCGTGA